One window of the Eucalyptus grandis isolate ANBG69807.140 chromosome 6, ASM1654582v1, whole genome shotgun sequence genome contains the following:
- the LOC104448229 gene encoding ATP synthase gamma chain, chloroplastic yields MTMNCSNVNSWVTSRPPFPDTSSLVSQFRQNPLRVSLPFSPWNGRSQIHQSSLDAPIRCGLRELRERIESVKNTQKITEAMKLVAAAKVRRAQEAVINARPFAETLVEFLCYMNEQLRVEDVDVPLTNVRRVKRVALVVVTGDRALCGGFNNAVLRKAETRIAELENLGLDYTVISVGKKGNSYFMRRPNVPVDRLIEGDSFPTAKEAQVIADDVFSLFVSEEVDKVELVYTKFVSLIKSDPVICTLLPLSPKGEVLDVNGNSVDADGDELFRLTSKEGKLSVEWEQTEKRNSEISPLLQFEQDPVQILDAMMPLYMNSQILRALQESIASELAARMNAMSNATDNAVELKKNLSIAYNRERQAKITGELLEIVAGAEALKDFD; encoded by the coding sequence ATGACCATGAATTGCTCCAATGTTAACTCATGGGTCACCTCAAGACCGCCGTTTCCGGACACATCTTCACTCGTCTCTCAATTTCGCCAAAACCCTCTTCGCGTTTCTCTCCCATTCTCGCCATGGAATGGTCGATCTCAAATTCATCAGTCTTCGCTCGATGCACCAATTCGTTGCGGTCTTCGAGAACTCAGAGAAAGAATTGAGTCCGTGAAGAACACGCAGAAGATCACCGAAGCAATGAAGTTGGTGGCCGCGGCAAAAGTTCGGCGTGCTCAAGAAGCTGTGATCAACGCTAGACCTTTTGCTGAAACCCTAGTGGAATTCCTGTGCTACATGAATGAACAGCTTCGAGTGGAGGATGTAGATGTTCCTTTGACAAATGTCAGGCGCGTAAAGAGAGTCGCCCTCGTTGTTGTGACTGGTGATCGGGCCCTTTGTGGCGGGTTCAACAATGCGGTTCTGAGGAAGGCGGAGACCCGGATCGCAGAACTGGAAAATCTTGGGCTGGACTACACTGTGATTAGCGTTGGAAAAAAGGGTAATTCGTATTTTATGCGCAGGCCTAATGTTCCAGTTGATAGGTTGATTGAGGGAGACAGTTTTCCTACAGCAAAGGAAGCCCAGGTAATTGCGGACGATGTCTTCTCATTGTTCGTTAGCGAAGAGGTCGATAAAGTGGAGTTAGTGTACACTAAGTTTGTGTCATTGATCAAGTCTGATCCGGTTatctgtactttgcttcctttgTCGCCTAAGGGAGAGGTACTTGATGTGAATGGAAATAGTGTTGATGCTGATGGGGATGAGCTATTCAGATTGACTTCTAAAGAAGGGAAATTGTCAGTAGAGTGGGAGCAAACTGAGAAGAGGAACAGCGAGATTTCGCCTCTGTTGCAGTTTGAGCAAGACCCTGTTCAGATTCTTGATGCTATGATGCCTCTGTATATGAACAGCCAGATTTTGAGGGCATTGCAGGAATCAATTGCGAGTGAGCTAGCTGCTAGGATGAATGCCATGAGTAATGCAACTGACAATGCTGTTGAATTGAAGAAGAATCTCTCGATTGCTTATAACAGGGAACGGCAGGCGAAGATTACAGGGGAATTATTGGAAATTGTGGCTGGAGCTGAGGCACTAAAAGATTTTGACTAG